CCACCCAGCGGTGTGGTTGCGCCGATACCGGTGACGACCACGGTGCGATTGGTCGAGCTCACGGGAATTCTTTCTCCAACGGATACGAGGATTCAGCGGCGCCACCGCCGGGTGGCGGGGCAGGCAGCCCCAGGGTGGATCGGAGGATCAGCCCTGGTGCTTGAGGATGTAGTCGGTCGCGTCGCCCACGGTCTTGAGGTTCTTGACGTCCTCGTCCGGGATCTTGACGTCGAAGCGCTCTTCGGCGGCGACGACGACCTCGACCATGGACAGCGAGTCGACGTCCAGGTCGTCGGTGAAGGACTTGTCCAGCTGGACGTCCTCAACCGGGATGCCGGCGATCTCGTTCACGATGTCGGCGAGACCGGCGACGATCTCTTCCTGAGTGGCGGCCATCTTGGCGCTCCTTCGTAGATATCTCAGAGGGTTTGGCGTCCGCCGCGTGAGCGGCAGGTGGTGCGTTTCCCGTGCCGGCTCACATGATCCGGCACGGAGTGCCTAGGGGAGAGTAACGACCGTCGCGGCGTATACGAGACCCGCCCCGAATCCGATGACGAGCGCGGTGTCGCCGCTCTTCGCCTCGCCGGTCGCCAGGAGCCGCTCCATCGCGAGCGGGATCGAGGCGGCCGAGGTGTTGCCGGTGGTGCGCACGTCACGGGCGACCGTGACGTGTTCCGGCAGCTTGAGTGTCTTCACCATCGAGTCGATGATCCGCTCGTTGGCCTGGTGCGGGATGAAGACGTCCAGGTCGTCCGAGGTGATCCCGGCCGCGTCCAGCGCCTGCTGGGCGACCTTCGCCATCTCGAACACGGCCCAGCGGAAGACCGCCTGGCCCTCCTGCGTGATCGCGGGGAACTTGTCGACCTCGCCGGCGCGGTAGTCCGTCCACGGCACGGTCTGCTTGATCGTCTCGGACTTGTCGCCCTCGGAGCCCCAGACGGTCGGGCCGATGGCGGGCTCCTTGGCGGGGCCCACGACGACCGCCCCGGCGCCGTCGCCGAACAGGAAGGCCGTCGCACGGTCCTCCAGGTCGGTGAGGTCGGACAGCCGCTCGACGCCGATGACCAGGACGTACTCGGCGGAACCCTCGACGATCATGCCCTTGGCGAGGGTGAGGCCGTAGCCGAAGCCCGCGCAGCCGGCCGAGATGTCGAAGGCGGCGGCCTTGTTCGTGCCGAGCTTGTCGGCGATCTCGGTGGCGACGGCCGGGGTCTGCTTGAAGTGCGAGACGGTCGAGACGATCACGCCGCCGATCTGCTCGGCGGAGATCCCGGCGTCGGCGATGGCCTTGCCGGACGCCTCGATCGACATCGCGGCGACGGTCTCCTCGTCGCTCGCCCAGTGCCGCGTCTCGATGCCGGAGCGCGAACGGATCCACTCGTCGGACGAGTCGATCTTCTCCAGGATCACCTCGTTGGGCACCACACGCGTGGGCCGGTAACCGCCCACGCCGAGGATGCGCGCGTACGGGGCGCCCTTGCTGGGCTTCAGCTTCGCCATGCTCCGGGCTCCTTGTCAGGCGTGCTCTGCGATGAGCTCGCGAGCAGCGTCCAGGTCGTCGGGGGTCTTGAGAGCCAGGGTCTTCACACCCGGCAGCGCGCGCTTGGCCAGACCGGTCAGCGTGCCGCCCGGGCACGCCTCGATCAGGGCCGTGACGCCGAGCTCCTTGAAGGTCTCCATGCACAGGTCCCAGCGGACCGGGTTGGCGACCTGCCCGACGAGCCGCTCCAGCACCTCGGCGCCGGTGGCGACCGTGTGGCCGTCCTTGTTGGAGACGTAGGTGACCTTGGGGTCGCCGGGGACGAGCTCCTTGGCCGCCTCGGCCAGCTTGTCGACGGCCGGGCCCATGTGGTGCGTGTGGAACGCGCCGGCGACCTTCAGCGGGACGACCTTGCGCACGCCCTCCGGCTTGTCCTCGTTCAGCGCGGCGAGCTGCTCCATGGTGCCCGCGGCCACGATCTGGCCGGCGCCGTTCATGTTCGCCGGGGTCAGGCCCAGCTTCTCCAGGTGCGCGACGCTGACCTCGGGGTCGCCGCCGAGCAGCGCCGACATGCCGGTCTCGGTGATCGCGGCGGCCTCGGCCATGGCCAGGCCCCGCTTGCGCACGAGGGCCAGCGCGGCGGTGTCGTCGAGGACGCCCGCGTAGGCGGCCGCGGTGATCTCACCGACGCTGTGGCCGGCGACGGCACCGGGAGCGCCCGCCGCGTCAGCGGCAAATGGGTAGGCACCGAGTGCCGCGGCGGACAGGATGCCGGCCGCGACAAGCAGCGGCTGCGCCACGGCGGTGTCCCGGATGGCGTCGGCGTCGGCCTGCGTCCCGTAGTGGGCGAGGTCCAGTCCGATGGCGTCCGACCAGGCACCGAGGCGGTCGGCGGCACCGGGCAGTTCGAGCCAGGGGGTCAGGAAGCCGGGCGTCTGGGCGCCCTGGCCGGGAGCGACGAGTACGAGCACTCTCACACTCTCTCTTGGGGACGGGCAGCGCCGCCCGTGGGGACAAGGACGAAGAACACGAGGGGGTTTTGTGGGGCCCCGACAAAAGCCTAGAGCTGGAGATCGCCGTCGGCCAGACGCCCCAGGATCAGCGCGATCCGCAGAGTGAACGCGGAGCGTACATCGGACGGCGACCAGCCGGTGACGTCAGTCACACGTCGAAGCCGGTAGCGCACGGTGTTGGGATGCACGAACAGCATCCGCGCCGCGCCCTCCAGACTGCTCGCCTGTTCGAGATAGACGGAGAGCGTCTCCAGCAGAGCGGAGCCGGCTTCCTCGAGCGGTCTGTAGATCTCCTCCACCAACTGCTCGCGCGCACTGGGATCGCCCGCGATGGCACGCTCCGGGAGCAGATCGTCGGCGAGCACCGGCCGCGGGGCGTCCTGCCAGGCGGAACACGCCTTCAGCCCGGCCGCCGCGGCCTGCGCGGACCGCGTCGCGGCCAGCAGATCCGGTACGACGGGGCCCGCGACCACGGGTCCTGCGGCATACGGCCCGATCAGCGACTTGGCCACGGCGAGCGGGCTGTCGCTGCCGCCCGCGATCACCACCAGCCGGTCCCCGAGCACCCCGGTCAGCACCTGGAGCTTCGCGTGCCGGGCGGCCCGCCGGATGGCCTCCACGGTCAGCTCGCTGTCCCCGTCGGGCGCCGTCCCGAGCACCACGCACACATGCTCCGGCGAGTTCCAGCCGAGCGCCGCGGCCCGCGACACGGCACCCTCGTCGGCCTCGCCGCTGAGGACGGCGTTGACCACGAGCGACTCCAGGCGGGCGTCCCAGGCACCGCGTGCCTCGGCGGCCTGGGCGTAGACCTGGGCGGTGGCGAAGGCGATCTCCCGGGCGTAGACGAGCAGCGCCTCGCGCAGCACGCTCTCGTCGCCGGGAGCGGCGACCTCGTCGATCGCCGACTCCATGACCTCGATGGTCGTGCGCACCATCTCCACGGTCTGGCGCAGCGTGATGGCGCGGGTCAGTTCGCGCGGGGCGGTCCCGAAGACGTCGGTGGAGATCGCCTGCGGCGCGTCGGGATGCCGGAACCACTCGGTGAAGGCGGCGATACCCGCCTGGGCGACGAGCCCGATCCAGGAACGGTTCTCCGGGGGCATGGCCCGGTACCACGGCAGCGTCTCGTCCATCCGCGCGATGGCCTGCGCGGCGAGGGAACCGGAGGACTTCTCCAGCCGCTTCAGGGTCGCGGAGTGGTCATGGGCGTCGTGCGCGGCGGCGGGGGAATTTCGGGCTTCGGGTTCGGGCACGGGGACAAGACTGCCTTATCCGGACGCGAGTGCGTGCCGGAGGGTCGCGGGTGAGCCTTTCCCGGTGCGGCTACGGTGGTGCCGTGATGGATGTACGGCGCGCCGCGGAGCGCTATCCGGGAGGGGATCCGGCCTCGGGCATCGAGTCGCGCCACGCCTTCTCCTTCGGCCCGCACTACGACCCCGACAACCTCCGCTTCGGCGTGCTGATCGCCTGCAACGAGGAGCGGCTCGCGCCCGGCGCCGGCTTCGACGAGCACCCGCACAGCCACACCGAGATCGTCACCTGGGTCGTCGAGGGCGAGCTCACCCACCGCGACTCCACCGGCCACGAGACCCGGGTCGGCCCCGGCGACGTCCAGCGGCTCAGCTCGGCGGGCGGCGTACGGCACGTCGAGCGCAACGACGCCGACGTGCCCCTGACCTTCGTCCAGACCTGGCTGGCCCCGCTCTCGCCGGGCGGCGACCCCGCGTACGAGATCGTCCACGGCATCGCCGACTCCACGCCGTACGCCGTGCCGGAGGCGGGCGCCATGCTCCATGTGCGCCGACTGGGCGCGGGCGAGCGGACGGCCGTACCCGACGGGGCGTATCTGTATGTGCATGTCGTGCGCGGCGCGGTGCGGCTGGACGGCGAGGAGCTGGGCGCCGGGGACGCGGCCCGCATCACGGACGCCAAGGACGTGGAGGCCGTGGGGGTGAGCGCGGCGGAGCTGCTGATGTGGGAGATGGCCGGCTAGCGGGTGATGTTCGAGATGCCCGATCGGTCGGGGCATCGTCAAATGGAGGTCTCGAACCCGCCCGGCAGAGAAGAGCCGAGCCCATGGCAAGACGCAAGGCCGAAGGGGGACGGGGCGACGCCCCGAAAAGTGGGGGACTGCGACGGCTCGGTGAGTGGTGCGCCCACCACTTCGTGATCGTGATCGTCGCCTGGGTCGTGGCGCTCGGCGTGCTCCAGGCTCTCAACCACATCCACGGCGGGGAGTACTCGGACAACTTCGCCCTTTCAGACGTGCAGTCCGAGAAGGGCCTGGACGTCCTCAAGGAGCACGATCCGCAGGCCGGCGGCTACAGCAGCCAGATCGTCATGCACGACGCGGACAAGCCCCTGACCTCGTTCGGCTCACAGATGTCGACCACCGTCGCCGACCTCCAGAAGCTGCCGCACGTGCTGAGCGTGCAGAACCCGCTGGAGGCCACCTCCTCCAAGGTCGGGCCGCTGTCCTCGGACGGGAAGACCGGCTACATCACCATCCGCTTCGACGAACAGCCCTCCCTCCTCGGCGACAGCTACCTGAACGGCGTCGACAACGCCGTGGAGCCGCTCAGACAGGCCGGCGTCGACGTCGAGTACGGCGGATCGCTGGGCGAGCTGGAGCGGCCCGCCGGCAACGACCGGATCAGCGAGGCGATCGGGTTCGGCGTCGCCATCGTCGTCCTGCTGATCGGCTTCGGCAGCCTGATCGCCGCCTTCCTGCCGCTGATCTCCGCCCTGATCGCGGTGGTCGGTGGACTGGCCTGCCTCGGGCTGCTCGCCATCGCGTTCACCTTCGCCACCGTCTCGCCCACCCTGGCCACGATGATCGGCCTCGGTGTCGGCATCGACTACGCCCTCTTCCTGCTCACCCGGCACCGGCAGAACCTGATGGACGGCGCCGATCCGGTGCGCGCCGCCGGACACGCCGCCGCCACCAGCGGACGCGCGGTCCTGGTCTCCGGCACCACGGTGATCGTCGCCCTGATGGGCCTGTGGGTGTCCGGTGTCAGCTTCATCGGCCTGCTCGGCGTCGCCGCGGCCGTCACGGTCGTCTCCGCCGTCCTGGGCGCGCTGACCCTGGTCCCGGCCCTGCTGGGGCTGGTCGGCCGCAACATCGACCGCTGGCACGTGCGCAGGCCCATCGCCGAGACCGAGGCCGGAGGCGACATCTCGCAGGGGACCTGGCACCGCTATGCCAAGCGCGTGGAGCACCATCCGTGGCGGTATCTGTCCGCCGGCGTGGTCACCGTCGCGGTGCTGGCCATCCCCGTCTTCTCGATCCAGCTCGGTCACATCGGCGACGGCGCCGACCCCACGTCCTTCACCGACCGGCGGGCCTTCGACCTGATGACGGACGCCTTCGGCGCGGGCTCCAACGGGCCGCTCACCGTTGTCGTGGACCAGACGAACGTACCGGACTCGCAGCGCTCCGACCTGGCCTCGAAGACCCAGCAGGCCCTGAACGACGCGTCCGGCACCTCCTTCGTCAGCCCCCTGCAGCCGACCCAGGACGGCGACGTCCTGGTCGGCACGGTCTACTCGTCGGTGTCCCCGCAGAACAAGGACACCACCAACCTCGTCAACCGCCTCTACGACCACACGCTCCCCGACGCGGCGTCCGGCACCGACGCCAAGGGCTATGTCACCGGGACCACGGCCGCCCAGGTCGACTTCCGCAACATCGTCGCGCAGCGGCTGCCCCTGATCATCCTCGTCGTGGTCGGCCTCGCCTTCCTGATCGTCCTCGCGGTCTTCCGCGGCCTGCTGGTCGCCGTGAAGGCGGCCGTCCTCAACGTCCTGTCGATCGCGGCCTCGTACGGCGTCGTGGTCGCCGTCTTCCAGTGGGGCTGGGGCGGGCCGGCGCTGGGCGTGCACGGCAAGGTGCCCATCGAGAGCTATGTGCCGATGATGATGTTCGCGATTATCTTCGGCCTGAGCATGGACTACGAGATCTTCCTGCTGTCCCGGGTGCACGAGGCGTGGCGGCGCACCGGGGACGCCAAGGACTCGGTCGCGCACGCGCTGGAGATCACCGCGCGTGTGATCACCTGCGCGGCGCTGATCATGGTGAGCGTGTTCGCGGCCTTCATCATCAGCGACAACATCGTCGTCAAGATGCTGGGCCTGGGGCTCGCCGTCAGTGTGCTCATCGACGCGACGGTGGTCCGGCTGCTCATGGTGCCCGCAGTGATGACGCTGCTGGGCGAGCACGCCTGGTGGACACCCCGCTGGCTGGACAGGATCCTGCCGCACATCGACACCGAGGGCGCGGGCGAGCAACTCGGCGCCCTGCCGGAGCCCGGGTCGCCCAAGGACAAGTGACCGGGCCTACAGCCCCGCGAGCACCGCGTCCGTGAACGGCGGCCACACCTCGACGGCCCACGGCCCGAACGCCCGGTCCGTCAGCGCGACGCAGGCCGCGCCCGCCTCGGGGTCGAACCACAGGAACGTACCCGACTGCCCGAAGTGCCCGAAGGTGCGCGGCGAGGACGAGGCGCCCGTCCAGTGCGGGGACTTGCCGTCGCGGATCTCGAAGCCGAGGCCCCAGTCGTTGGGGTTCTGGTGTCCGTACCCCGGCAGGACGCCCTTCGTCCCCGGGTACTGCACCGTCATCGCCTCGGCGACCGTGCGCGGGTCCAGCAGCCGGGGCGCCTGCACCTCGGCCGCGAACCGCAGCAGGTCCTCGACGCTCGACACGCCGTCCTTGGCCGGGGAGCCCTCCAGGGAGGTGGCCGTCATGCCCAGCGGCTCCAGCACCGCCTGCCGCAGATACTCCGCGAACGGGATGTCCGTCGCCTTGGCCACATGGTCCCCGAGCTGCTCGAACCCGGCGTTGGAGTACAGCCGGCGCTCCCCGGGCGGGGCCGTCACCCGGTGCTCGTCGAAGGCCAGCCCCGAGGTGTGCGCGAGCAGGTGCCGCACCGTCGACCCCGCGGGCCCGGCCGGTTCGTCGAGCTCGACCGCGCCCTCCTCGTAGGCGACGAGCACCGCGTACGCGGCCAGCGGCTTGGTGACCGAGGCCAGCGGGAAGCGGTGCCCGACGGGACCGTGCGTACCCACGACCGTGCCGTCCGCGCGTACGACACCCGCCGCCGCGGTGGGCACGGGCCAGTTCTCGATCAGTGCGAGGCTCTGCAAGGACATGACTGTGAGCCTAAGCCGCTCAGAGCTTCAGAATCATCGTGGGGTCCGGCTTGTGGACGAAGCCCAGGGCGGCGTAGAGCGGCTCGGCCTCCGCGGACGCGGTCAGCATGACCTGCCCGGCGCCCCGCTCGCGGAACCACTCGAGCAGCTCGTCCATGCACGCGCGCGCGTAGCCCCGGCGGCGGGCCCGCGGATCGGTGGCGACGCTGAAGACGTACCCGGTCAGGCCGCGCGGATTGCCGGCCTTCCCGATCCGGTAGTCGATCGTCCCGACCACCAGAGCGGCCAGCGAGCCGGGCAGGTCCGGATGGTCGACCACGAAGGCGGCGAAGTCCCCGTCCGCCTCGCCCAGCCTCGCCGTCAGCGCCGGCAGCGACTCGGTGTGCCAGCGCGTGGACCGGTCCCCGCCGGGCAGCGCGTCGATCATCACCTGGCGCAGCCGCAGCACCTCGGCGGCGTCCTCGGGCAGGGCACGGCGTACGAGACTCATGTCCGGCACGCTAGTCACGGTGATCCCGTCACGTCCCGCGGTTTTCTTACCGTTTCCGCTTGCTTGGAGCGCACTCCAAGGTCATAGCGTTGAGGTCATGACGGTGATGGAGACCACGAGTACCAGGACCGACACCTGCGCCGCCCCGCCGCACCCCCATCGGCGGCCCGCGGGCCAGGACAGCTACACGATCAGCGAGGTCGTCGCCTTCACCGGTCTGACGGCCCACACCCTGCGCTGGTACGAGCGGATCGGTCTGATGCCGCACGTCGACCGCTCCCACACGGGCCAGCGCCGCTACAGCAACCGGGACCTGGACTGGCTCGACCTCGTCGGCAAGCTGCGGCTGACCGGCATGCCCGTCGCCGACATGGTCCGGTACGCCGAGCTGGTGCGCGAGGGCGACCACACCTTCGGCGAGCGCTTCGAACTGCTGGAGACGACCCGGCGCGACGTCCTCGCGCGGATCGCCGAGCTCCAGGACACGCTCGCCGTGCTCGACCGGAAGATCAGTTTCTACGCGGACGCAGGGCGTCTGTACGAGCAGGAGAAGACGGAGAAGGCGGTATGACCGACAGCAGGATCGCGACGGCACGACTCGGCGCGACCGGACCCGAGGTGGGTGTCCAGGGCCTCGGCTGCATGGGCATGAGCTTCGCGTACGGCCCGTCGGACGCGGACGAGTCCAGGGCGACCCTGGAGCGGGCCCTGGAGCTGGGCGTCACGCTGTACGACACGGCGGACGCGTACGGGGCGGGGGAGAACGAGAAGTTCCTCTCCCCGTTCTTGCGGGCCCACCGCGACGAACTGGTGATCGCCACGAAGTTCGCTCTGGCGATCCACCCCGACGACCCGACCAGGCGGATCATCCGCAACGACGCGCCCTACATACGCCAGTGCGTCGAGGCCAGCCTGAAGCGCCTGGACGTCGACGTGATCGACCTCTACTACATGCACCGCCGGGACGTGAACGTCCCCCTGGAGGAGACGGTCGGCGTCATGGCGGAGCTGGTCGGCGAGGGCAAGATCAAGCAGCTGGGCCTCAGCGAGGTGACGGGGGAGGAGCTGCGCACCGCGCACGCCGTGCACCCGATCGCGGCCGTGCAGTCCGAGTGGTCGCTGTTCAGCCGTGACATCGAGGCGAAGGTTGTGCCGGTCGCCCGGGACCTGGGCGTGACCCTGGTGCCGTACTCGCCGCTCGGCCGAGGCTTCCTCACCGGCTCCTTCGCCAAGGCCGAGGACCTCACCGCCGACGACTTCCGCCGCCAGCAGCCCCGCTACACCGGCGAGAACGCCGCGGCCAACGCTGCCCTCCTGGACCCGATCCGCACGGTCGCCGAGGCGCACGGAGCGACGCTCGGACAGATCGCCCTGGCCTGGGTCCAGCAGCGCGCGTCGGTGCACGGCCTCCCGATCGTCCCGATCCCGGGCACCCGCAAGCCGTCCCGAGTCGAGGAGAACACGGCGGCGACCCGGATCGTCCTGACCGAGGAGGAACTGGCACTGCTGGAGCCGATCGCCGAAAAGGTGGCGGGCGACAGGTACGCGGACATGTCCTTCGCGTCGGGAGGCAGGGAGTAGCGCAGCCCTTCGCGGCGGCGAGCAGCGGCCTCCTGAGGTGCCGGGGCCCGCAACGTCCCCAGGGGCGCGGGGAACTGCGCGACCGGCCCCCACCGACCCGCACTCGCCGACGCAGCGAACCCGGCACCCGCGAAGCGCTAAAGCTCTGCCAGCAACTCGGCCTTCTTGGACGAGAACTCCTCGTCCGTCACGAGCCCCGCTTCATGCAGCTCGCCCAGATGCCGGATCCTCTCCGCGATGTCGGCCGGATCGCGCCTCGGCGCACTGGCCGGCACCGCGGCGACCGGCCCACTCCTGCGCACGGCCGAGAGAACCGCCGCCGCGAACGGCAACGACTCGTGCACCGGCCCGTACCCGAGCCCGAACACGACGGCCGCCGGATCCTGGTCCGCCTGCGCCGGCTGCCCGTCCGCCGAGTCCCGCCGCAGCAGCCGTAGATGCCCCTCGAACACCTCCGGCGACCGCCACTCCACGCCGCTCAGCTCGGCCACCGGGAAACTCTGGTCCCCGGCCTTCCACTTCGCCGAGGACGCACCGGTCCAAAACCACCTGAAACGGACGATATTCCCGTCAAAGGTGGCTTTCGCGTCATATGCCTTGAAGTGCATCGGCACCTCGGGCGCCCCCACCAGAAACTCCTCGGCCGGCCCGGACTCCGTCAGCTGCGCCCGCAGTTCGTCGCCGTAGTACTCGGCCAGCGTCTCGCGCTCCGCCGGCAGCACCAGCCGGTACGGATCGCCGCTCTCCTTCAACTGCCCTGCCGCCGCCTCCAGCAGCGGATCGGCGCCGGGCCTGGGCTCGATGCGCAGGGCGACGGTTCCGCGTTTGCCGGGCGTCAGCGTCACCGCACCGATCGCCGCATAGGGAACACGACGCTCACCGAGCGCCTGAAAGAGCTTAGGTGTTCGAATCCCCCGTTCGTAACGGATGAGCACGGAGTCGGACTCGAACTCCCAGGCGGCATGAAATCCGGCCAGTACGTCACCCATGCGGCTCATCGTATGCGGCACGTGCTCCTCCGTCGCCACCCCGCGTACACCGCAATTCCTGCGCGTCTACGCGCGTTCGGCCGACGCCGTGTCGGACAAACCCGCCCGACAGGCCTCGGCATCGTGTGCGCAGCGCACCGCGTGGTATGCGCCAACGCCGATCTCGGCGAAGTTCGCCACACTCTCCGTGCCCGGCTCGAAATAGCCGGCGTGGCCCTTCGCGTCCCACGCCGACAGCACCCGGGCACCGAACGCGGAGGACACCGGGTCCTCCCCGTGCCCCAGCCCGCCGACCTCCAGGTACGGAACGTCCTGCACCCAGTCGTCCGCGTCCCGCATCGCCCACACCCGCGCGGACGTACCCAGCTGGGAGGCCTTCGCGACCCGCATCCCGG
The DNA window shown above is from Streptomyces chartreusis and carries:
- a CDS encoding acyl carrier protein, yielding MAATQEEIVAGLADIVNEIAGIPVEDVQLDKSFTDDLDVDSLSMVEVVVAAEERFDVKIPDEDVKNLKTVGDATDYILKHQG
- a CDS encoding ketoacyl-ACP synthase III, which produces MAKLKPSKGAPYARILGVGGYRPTRVVPNEVILEKIDSSDEWIRSRSGIETRHWASDEETVAAMSIEASGKAIADAGISAEQIGGVIVSTVSHFKQTPAVATEIADKLGTNKAAAFDISAGCAGFGYGLTLAKGMIVEGSAEYVLVIGVERLSDLTDLEDRATAFLFGDGAGAVVVGPAKEPAIGPTVWGSEGDKSETIKQTVPWTDYRAGEVDKFPAITQEGQAVFRWAVFEMAKVAQQALDAAGITSDDLDVFIPHQANERIIDSMVKTLKLPEHVTVARDVRTTGNTSAASIPLAMERLLATGEAKSGDTALVIGFGAGLVYAATVVTLP
- a CDS encoding ACP S-malonyltransferase, with the translated sequence MLVLVAPGQGAQTPGFLTPWLELPGAADRLGAWSDAIGLDLAHYGTQADADAIRDTAVAQPLLVAAGILSAAALGAYPFAADAAGAPGAVAGHSVGEITAAAYAGVLDDTAALALVRKRGLAMAEAAAITETGMSALLGGDPEVSVAHLEKLGLTPANMNGAGQIVAAGTMEQLAALNEDKPEGVRKVVPLKVAGAFHTHHMGPAVDKLAEAAKELVPGDPKVTYVSNKDGHTVATGAEVLERLVGQVANPVRWDLCMETFKELGVTALIEACPGGTLTGLAKRALPGVKTLALKTPDDLDAARELIAEHA
- the fasR gene encoding fatty acid biosynthesis transcriptional regulator FasR — translated: MPEPEARNSPAAAHDAHDHSATLKRLEKSSGSLAAQAIARMDETLPWYRAMPPENRSWIGLVAQAGIAAFTEWFRHPDAPQAISTDVFGTAPRELTRAITLRQTVEMVRTTIEVMESAIDEVAAPGDESVLREALLVYAREIAFATAQVYAQAAEARGAWDARLESLVVNAVLSGEADEGAVSRAAALGWNSPEHVCVVLGTAPDGDSELTVEAIRRAARHAKLQVLTGVLGDRLVVIAGGSDSPLAVAKSLIGPYAAGPVVAGPVVPDLLAATRSAQAAAAGLKACSAWQDAPRPVLADDLLPERAIAGDPSAREQLVEEIYRPLEEAGSALLETLSVYLEQASSLEGAARMLFVHPNTVRYRLRRVTDVTGWSPSDVRSAFTLRIALILGRLADGDLQL
- a CDS encoding pirin family protein, coding for MDVRRAAERYPGGDPASGIESRHAFSFGPHYDPDNLRFGVLIACNEERLAPGAGFDEHPHSHTEIVTWVVEGELTHRDSTGHETRVGPGDVQRLSSAGGVRHVERNDADVPLTFVQTWLAPLSPGGDPAYEIVHGIADSTPYAVPEAGAMLHVRRLGAGERTAVPDGAYLYVHVVRGAVRLDGEELGAGDAARITDAKDVEAVGVSAAELLMWEMAG
- a CDS encoding MMPL family transporter, which translates into the protein MARRKAEGGRGDAPKSGGLRRLGEWCAHHFVIVIVAWVVALGVLQALNHIHGGEYSDNFALSDVQSEKGLDVLKEHDPQAGGYSSQIVMHDADKPLTSFGSQMSTTVADLQKLPHVLSVQNPLEATSSKVGPLSSDGKTGYITIRFDEQPSLLGDSYLNGVDNAVEPLRQAGVDVEYGGSLGELERPAGNDRISEAIGFGVAIVVLLIGFGSLIAAFLPLISALIAVVGGLACLGLLAIAFTFATVSPTLATMIGLGVGIDYALFLLTRHRQNLMDGADPVRAAGHAAATSGRAVLVSGTTVIVALMGLWVSGVSFIGLLGVAAAVTVVSAVLGALTLVPALLGLVGRNIDRWHVRRPIAETEAGGDISQGTWHRYAKRVEHHPWRYLSAGVVTVAVLAIPVFSIQLGHIGDGADPTSFTDRRAFDLMTDAFGAGSNGPLTVVVDQTNVPDSQRSDLASKTQQALNDASGTSFVSPLQPTQDGDVLVGTVYSSVSPQNKDTTNLVNRLYDHTLPDAASGTDAKGYVTGTTAAQVDFRNIVAQRLPLIILVVVGLAFLIVLAVFRGLLVAVKAAVLNVLSIAASYGVVVAVFQWGWGGPALGVHGKVPIESYVPMMMFAIIFGLSMDYEIFLLSRVHEAWRRTGDAKDSVAHALEITARVITCAALIMVSVFAAFIISDNIVVKMLGLGLAVSVLIDATVVRLLMVPAVMTLLGEHAWWTPRWLDRILPHIDTEGAGEQLGALPEPGSPKDK
- a CDS encoding serine hydrolase domain-containing protein, with amino-acid sequence MSLQSLALIENWPVPTAAAGVVRADGTVVGTHGPVGHRFPLASVTKPLAAYAVLVAYEEGAVELDEPAGPAGSTVRHLLAHTSGLAFDEHRVTAPPGERRLYSNAGFEQLGDHVAKATDIPFAEYLRQAVLEPLGMTATSLEGSPAKDGVSSVEDLLRFAAEVQAPRLLDPRTVAEAMTVQYPGTKGVLPGYGHQNPNDWGLGFEIRDGKSPHWTGASSSPRTFGHFGQSGTFLWFDPEAGAACVALTDRAFGPWAVEVWPPFTDAVLAGL
- a CDS encoding GNAT family N-acetyltransferase; translation: MSLVRRALPEDAAEVLRLRQVMIDALPGGDRSTRWHTESLPALTARLGEADGDFAAFVVDHPDLPGSLAALVVGTIDYRIGKAGNPRGLTGYVFSVATDPRARRRGYARACMDELLEWFRERGAGQVMLTASAEAEPLYAALGFVHKPDPTMILKL
- a CDS encoding MerR family transcriptional regulator, translating into MTVMETTSTRTDTCAAPPHPHRRPAGQDSYTISEVVAFTGLTAHTLRWYERIGLMPHVDRSHTGQRRYSNRDLDWLDLVGKLRLTGMPVADMVRYAELVREGDHTFGERFELLETTRRDVLARIAELQDTLAVLDRKISFYADAGRLYEQEKTEKAV
- a CDS encoding aldo/keto reductase yields the protein MTDSRIATARLGATGPEVGVQGLGCMGMSFAYGPSDADESRATLERALELGVTLYDTADAYGAGENEKFLSPFLRAHRDELVIATKFALAIHPDDPTRRIIRNDAPYIRQCVEASLKRLDVDVIDLYYMHRRDVNVPLEETVGVMAELVGEGKIKQLGLSEVTGEELRTAHAVHPIAAVQSEWSLFSRDIEAKVVPVARDLGVTLVPYSPLGRGFLTGSFAKAEDLTADDFRRQQPRYTGENAAANAALLDPIRTVAEAHGATLGQIALAWVQQRASVHGLPIVPIPGTRKPSRVEENTAATRIVLTEEELALLEPIAEKVAGDRYADMSFASGGRE
- a CDS encoding DUF4429 domain-containing protein — encoded protein: MSRMGDVLAGFHAAWEFESDSVLIRYERGIRTPKLFQALGERRVPYAAIGAVTLTPGKRGTVALRIEPRPGADPLLEAAAGQLKESGDPYRLVLPAERETLAEYYGDELRAQLTESGPAEEFLVGAPEVPMHFKAYDAKATFDGNIVRFRWFWTGASSAKWKAGDQSFPVAELSGVEWRSPEVFEGHLRLLRRDSADGQPAQADQDPAAVVFGLGYGPVHESLPFAAAVLSAVRRSGPVAAVPASAPRRDPADIAERIRHLGELHEAGLVTDEEFSSKKAELLAEL